The proteins below come from a single Portunus trituberculatus isolate SZX2019 chromosome 34, ASM1759143v1, whole genome shotgun sequence genomic window:
- the LOC123512806 gene encoding uncharacterized protein LOC123512806: MRGTMEASVLALLLATTLPVTLSVPVATQKAPGDAETSPEEHQGESPESRSKTRTQVMTVADAFGNYLGPHPHVPGMADMASSFLHQLQEYVTEMDEEEMLPDRRWPRWVHELQLFLVEVQKTSLVEAIYQRMLRKETVAHLSKNETGDVEVEVTGVQYDPIGTFFEFLFNGFHTILDIPNLFQWWERFTTYQAYYATTTTSTTMHPLSVFFEDEIVEEEKNDSDEKLPDSVISVAHYDPYVAGVNTLLFMFYNHILFKNFIWNSGFENLFLDAAQAVARVDDEKETEYVEAATGGNALDSGEGGGEKEDTTGKQTEDYDYYYYDYYYDDQTADGSTNTYASTGRGTSDDYYDYYYDNYQSYPSPDDLLQGNGHAYYPNDLDGSRNKYYDDYYNQGLRPPPPPPQENRRSDDGEPVSSSSSSSSSSSSSLLLFFYPQSSLISIYLRTRARDSNRFHNTQRHWSCGKVSHKRYKNKKHSPHVSHLF; the protein is encoded by the exons ATGAGGGGGACGATGGAGGCGTCGGTGCTGGCCCTCCTCCTTGCCACAACCCTCCCTGTAACACTGTCCGTGCCTGTTGCGACCCAGAAGGCACCCGGGGACGCAGAAACaagccctgaggaacaccaagGAGAGAGCCCAGAATCACGcagcaaaacaagaacacaGGTGATGACAGTAGCAGATGCATTTGGCAACTACCTTGGCCCTCACCCACATGTCCCTGGAATGGCTGACATGGCATCATCATTCCTGCACCAACTACAGGAATATGTGACGGAAATGGACGAAGAGGAAATGCTGCCAGACCGTCGGTGGCCAAGATGGGTTCACGAATTACAACTCTTCCTTGTCGAAGTTCAGAAAACGTCACTTGTTGAAGCCATATACCAGCGGATGCTCAGAAAGGAGACCGTAGCGCACCTCAGTAAGAACGAGACAGGTgacgtggaggtggaggtgacagGTGTTCAGTACGACCCCATTGGTACGTTCTTCGAGTTCCTCTTCAATGGATTTCACACCATTCTCGACATTCCCAATCTCTTCCAGTGGTGGGAAAGGTTCACTACATACCAGGCCtactacgccaccaccaccacctccaccactatgcaccccctctccgttttcttcgagGACGAgatcgtggaggaggagaagaatgacagTGATGAAAAGTTGCCAGACAGTGTCATTTCTGTGGCACATTACGACCCTTACGTGGCTGGAGTCAATACTTTGCTGTTTATGTTCTACAATCATATTCTAT TCAAGAATTTCATCTGGAACTCCGGATTTGAAAACTTGTTCCTAGACGCCGCCCAAGCCGTTGCCCGTGTAGATGACGAGAAAGAAACTGAATATGTAGAGGCAGCAACAGGAGGGAATGCGCTGGactcaggagaaggaggaggagaaaaagaagatacaacaggcaaacaaacagaagattacgactactactactatgactactattaCGACGACCAGACAGCAGACGGGAGCACAAACACCTACGCCTCAACAGGTCGTGGGACATCAgacgactactacgactactactatgacaACTACCAGTCGTACCCAAGCCCAGACGACCTCCTCCAGGGAAACGGCCACGCCTACTACCCAAATGACTTAGATGGTAGTAGGAACAAATATTATGACGACTACTATAATCAGggactacgaccaccaccaccaccaccacaagaaaacaggaggagtgatgatggtgaacctgtttcctcctcctcctcctcctcctcctcctcctcctcctccctcctcctcttcttctatcccCAAAGCTCccttatttccatctacctacgGACACGGGCTAGGGACAGCAATAGATTCCATAATACTCAAAGGCACTGGTCTTGTGGTAAAGTAAGTCATAAAAGgtacaaaaacaagaagcatTCTCCCCATGTATCTCAtctcttttaa